Proteins from one uncultured Cohaesibacter sp. genomic window:
- a CDS encoding FAD-binding oxidoreductase, translating to MKQADLVIIGGAIMGASVAYFLKKDLGFEGSVIVVEKDPTYANSSTTLSAASIRQQFSTPENIALSKFGLKFFDELKDRFGPEADIAYHEGGYLLLASEEGLPILENNHRIQVENGAPIEWMTPGQMADKFPWLNVDDLAAGTYGAKGEGWFDAHMFLDLVRKGAIAAGAEFIKDEVVAMEKSGDKVTAVKLKSGETIAFGAAVNCAGAAAGHVSSMLDIALPVEPRKRTVFVIDNKKPHPNMPLIADTSGVYIRPEGEFYISGLPPIDDPAADIDDHDPHYDLFEDVVWPALYNRMPGFDAIKMVNAWAGHYEYCTLDQNAFIGAHPELTNFYFNAGYSGHGLQHAPAAGLAIGELFLYGEYRTFDLAIFGYERIANNKPVREFNII from the coding sequence ATGAAACAGGCAGATCTCGTCATTATTGGTGGCGCAATCATGGGGGCTTCTGTGGCCTATTTCCTGAAAAAGGATCTCGGCTTCGAAGGCTCTGTCATTGTGGTCGAAAAGGACCCCACCTATGCCAACAGCTCAACCACACTTTCGGCGGCTTCGATTCGCCAGCAATTCTCGACTCCGGAAAATATTGCCCTGTCCAAATTCGGCCTCAAATTCTTTGACGAATTGAAAGACCGCTTCGGACCAGAGGCCGATATCGCCTATCATGAAGGTGGCTATCTACTGCTTGCCAGTGAAGAAGGCCTGCCTATTTTGGAAAACAACCACCGCATTCAGGTCGAAAATGGTGCGCCTATTGAATGGATGACTCCCGGCCAGATGGCGGACAAGTTCCCATGGCTTAATGTCGATGATCTCGCCGCCGGTACATACGGCGCCAAAGGCGAAGGTTGGTTCGACGCCCACATGTTCCTTGATCTGGTGCGCAAGGGCGCCATTGCTGCGGGAGCCGAATTCATCAAGGACGAAGTCGTCGCCATGGAAAAGAGCGGCGACAAGGTGACCGCGGTCAAACTCAAATCGGGCGAGACCATTGCTTTCGGAGCAGCCGTCAATTGCGCCGGCGCGGCGGCCGGTCATGTCTCCTCCATGCTGGATATTGCCCTGCCGGTCGAGCCGCGCAAACGCACCGTTTTCGTCATCGACAACAAGAAGCCACATCCGAATATGCCTCTCATCGCAGACACTTCAGGCGTCTATATCCGCCCGGAAGGCGAATTCTACATCTCAGGTCTGCCACCCATTGATGATCCCGCCGCCGACATTGACGATCATGATCCTCATTATGATCTGTTTGAAGATGTGGTGTGGCCCGCGCTTTATAATCGCATGCCCGGCTTTGATGCCATCAAGATGGTCAATGCATGGGCCGGTCACTATGAATATTGCACGCTGGATCAGAATGCTTTCATCGGCGCTCATCCAGAGCTGACCAACTTCTATTTCAATGCAGGTTATTCCGGCCACGGCCTCCAGCATGCACCCGCTGCGGGGCTTGCCATTGGAGAACTGTTCCTCTATGGCGAATATCGCACATTCGATCTTGCGATATTCGGATATGAGCGGATTGCCAACAACAAGCCAGTCCGTGAATTCAACATCATCTGA
- a CDS encoding siderophore-interacting protein has protein sequence MTSENTNASTLAPTLERVRHELKKRDLEVKTVERLTPSMIRVTLIGDELADFTSLAADDHMKLFVPDPSGMMVMRDYTPRAYDNEARTLTVDFAVHDAGPATAWALSVKPGDHLQIGGPRGSAVLKGDIARYVLIADETGLPALGRWVEEMGPNTEVVAFAAIPGSEDEQDFQTDAELTMHWIHRSEKEAASSTPFLESIKDVSCGEGTYIWIAAEARVAKAIRTFFLEEKGHPLQWMKAAGYWVHGQADSSEKSISDAPAKPA, from the coding sequence ATGACTTCAGAAAACACCAATGCCTCGACCCTCGCCCCGACGCTTGAACGCGTGCGCCATGAGCTGAAGAAGCGGGATCTGGAGGTGAAGACGGTCGAGCGGCTGACGCCATCGATGATCCGGGTCACGCTGATCGGTGACGAATTGGCGGATTTTACCAGTCTGGCAGCCGATGATCACATGAAGCTGTTTGTGCCTGACCCCAGCGGCATGATGGTGATGCGGGATTATACGCCGCGCGCCTATGACAATGAGGCGCGGACGTTGACGGTCGATTTTGCTGTGCATGATGCAGGACCGGCGACGGCGTGGGCTCTTTCTGTCAAACCGGGTGACCATCTGCAGATCGGTGGCCCGCGCGGCTCTGCCGTCCTCAAGGGGGATATCGCGCGCTATGTGCTGATCGCGGATGAAACGGGTTTGCCTGCACTAGGGCGCTGGGTGGAAGAAATGGGGCCGAACACAGAGGTGGTAGCTTTTGCGGCGATCCCCGGCTCTGAGGATGAGCAGGATTTTCAGACTGACGCCGAGCTCACGATGCACTGGATTCATCGCTCTGAGAAAGAGGCTGCCAGTTCGACACCTTTCCTTGAAAGCATCAAGGATGTCTCTTGCGGCGAGGGTACTTATATCTGGATTGCCGCTGAAGCACGCGTTGCCAAGGCGATTCGGACCTTCTTTCTTGAAGAGAAGGGCCATCCGCTGCAATGGATGAAAGCCGCTGGCTATTGGGTGCACGGTCAGGCGGACAGCTCGGAAAAATCCATCAGTGATGCGCCTGCCAAGCCGGCCTGA
- a CDS encoding CoA ester lyase, which translates to MSFSPRRTALYMPGSNARALEKARSLDVDVLLLDLEDAVAIDMKEMARTQVAEAVKEGGFGHREVVIRINGLETQWGPDDLAAAIEAKPDAILVPKVNCAEDVYMVGRKMNDAGADQDIKIWAMMETPQGMLRALEIAEATKEYHGRRLSCFVLGTNDLVKETRVAMVPGRAPVYSWLMNCQAAARSFDLDIIDGVFNNFNDLDGFVAECEQGVEMGMDGKTLIHPKQIADCNRIFSPDADAVAWGRKVIEAFDAPENQSKNVMTIDGKMVERLHAEMARRLVDIAEAIAARDEE; encoded by the coding sequence ATGTCTTTCAGTCCGCGCCGAACAGCTCTTTACATGCCCGGATCCAATGCCCGTGCTCTTGAAAAAGCCCGCAGCCTTGATGTGGATGTGCTGCTTCTGGATCTGGAAGATGCCGTTGCGATTGACATGAAGGAAATGGCCCGGACCCAGGTTGCCGAAGCTGTCAAGGAAGGGGGCTTCGGGCACCGTGAAGTGGTCATTCGCATCAACGGTCTTGAGACCCAATGGGGGCCGGATGATCTGGCTGCTGCGATTGAAGCCAAGCCGGATGCCATTCTTGTTCCCAAGGTCAATTGCGCAGAAGATGTCTATATGGTCGGGCGCAAGATGAATGATGCAGGCGCCGATCAGGATATCAAGATTTGGGCCATGATGGAGACCCCGCAAGGGATGTTGCGGGCGCTGGAAATTGCTGAAGCAACAAAAGAGTATCATGGTCGCCGCTTGAGCTGTTTTGTCTTGGGAACCAATGACTTGGTCAAGGAAACCCGCGTTGCGATGGTGCCCGGACGGGCGCCGGTCTATAGCTGGTTGATGAATTGTCAGGCCGCCGCCAGAAGCTTTGATCTGGATATCATTGATGGGGTGTTCAACAATTTCAACGATCTGGATGGGTTCGTTGCCGAGTGCGAGCAGGGTGTGGAAATGGGCATGGATGGCAAGACGCTGATCCATCCCAAACAGATTGCCGACTGCAACCGCATCTTCTCACCGGATGCTGACGCGGTGGCTTGGGGCCGCAAGGTGATCGAGGCTTTCGATGCACCGGAGAATCAGTCAAAGAATGTCATGACGATTGATGGTAAAATGGTCGAACGGCTGCACGCAGAGATGGCCCGTCGTCTGGTGGATATTGCCGAAGCCATTGCGGCTCGGGATGAGGAATAG
- a CDS encoding GNAT family N-acetyltransferase: MPHTNASKESTTPDTHSTAKVSLAPFAEADFQSWFDHCTEEYAKDKQKTFGCTLEAARTYAQSSMQNALADGLQTKDNHLFKVIDEKGDRIGAIWIAVQTQFNQKSAFIYDIEIEGNERGKGYGRAAMLALEAEVAKMGLPSIGLHVFAFNERAFALYQSLGFEVTDYTMRKKIQPQK, encoded by the coding sequence ATGCCCCACACCAACGCCTCTAAAGAATCAACCACACCAGACACCCACTCGACAGCGAAGGTAAGCCTGGCCCCTTTTGCCGAGGCCGATTTCCAGAGCTGGTTTGATCATTGCACCGAAGAATATGCCAAGGACAAGCAGAAGACCTTTGGCTGCACACTGGAGGCAGCCCGCACCTATGCCCAATCCAGCATGCAGAATGCCCTTGCCGATGGTTTGCAAACCAAAGACAACCATTTGTTCAAGGTGATTGATGAAAAAGGCGACAGGATCGGCGCAATCTGGATTGCGGTGCAAACCCAATTCAATCAGAAGAGCGCCTTCATTTACGACATCGAGATTGAGGGTAATGAGCGCGGCAAAGGATATGGGCGCGCTGCGATGCTGGCTCTGGAGGCGGAAGTTGCCAAAATGGGTCTCCCCTCTATCGGCTTGCATGTCTTTGCCTTCAACGAGCGGGCCTTTGCCCTTTATCAATCCCTCGGCTTTGAAGTCACCGATTACACGATGCGCAAAAAAATACAGCCTCAAAAATGA
- the leuD gene encoding 3-isopropylmalate dehydratase small subunit has protein sequence MEKFTTLTAVAAPMPLINIDTDMIIPKQFLKTIKRSGLGVDLFYEMRYNEDGSENKDFILNQDAYRDAEIIVAGDNFGCGSSREHAPWALKDFGIKCIISTSFADIFYNNSFKNGILPIVVSEEDHAKLMDDASRGSNATLTIDLENQVIKGPDGGEISFDLDPFKRKCLLEGLDDIGLTMEKIANVDKFETEMTKERPWV, from the coding sequence ATGGAAAAATTCACGACCTTGACCGCTGTTGCGGCACCCATGCCCTTGATCAATATCGATACGGATATGATCATTCCCAAACAGTTCCTGAAGACCATCAAGCGCTCCGGCCTTGGCGTCGATCTCTTCTATGAAATGCGCTACAACGAAGATGGCTCGGAAAACAAGGACTTCATCCTCAATCAGGATGCCTACCGCGACGCTGAAATCATTGTGGCGGGTGACAATTTCGGCTGCGGCTCTTCCCGTGAGCATGCGCCTTGGGCTCTGAAAGATTTCGGCATCAAATGCATCATTTCCACCAGCTTTGCCGATATCTTCTATAACAACAGCTTCAAGAACGGCATCCTGCCGATCGTTGTGAGCGAAGAGGACCATGCCAAACTGATGGACGATGCGTCCCGTGGTTCCAACGCCACCCTGACCATCGACCTTGAAAATCAGGTCATCAAAGGCCCGGATGGCGGCGAGATCAGCTTCGACCTTGATCCGTTCAAGCGCAAATGCCTGCTTGAAGGCCTTGATGACATCGGCCTGACGATGGAAAAAATCGCCAATGTCGACAAATTCGAAACTGAAATGACCAAAGAGCGCCCTTGGGTCTAG
- a CDS encoding MaoC family dehydratase → MSKTNPGNFFEDFSVGQVIRHATPRTVTEGDVSLYTALYGSRFAVQSSDAFARSIGYERAPLDDLLVFHIVFGKTVPDISLNAVANLGYAGCRFLVPVFPGDSLTATSEVIGLKENSNGKTGVVYVRSCGVNQHGDTVLDYVRWVMVRKKDPSTPTGHDTVPSLPAALAPDALGDAVPILDVEDFDTDLSGSPYKWDDYEVGERIDHVDGMTVEEAEHQMATRLYQNTAKVHFNQFTEGKGRFGRRLIYGGHVISLARALSFNGLSNAFHIAAINGGRHVAPLFAGETVFAWSEIVDKAALPARDDVGALRIRLYATKDAPCSAYPGKNEAGYEPSVILDTDLWLVLPR, encoded by the coding sequence ATGAGCAAGACCAATCCTGGTAACTTTTTTGAAGATTTTTCAGTCGGTCAAGTTATCCGGCATGCAACGCCGCGCACTGTGACCGAGGGCGATGTCTCGCTTTACACTGCGCTCTATGGATCCCGTTTTGCGGTGCAGAGTTCGGATGCTTTTGCGCGTTCCATCGGCTATGAAAGGGCCCCACTGGATGACCTGTTGGTCTTTCATATTGTCTTTGGCAAAACCGTACCGGATATTTCGCTCAATGCCGTGGCCAATCTTGGCTATGCCGGGTGTCGGTTTCTTGTGCCCGTCTTTCCCGGCGATAGCCTGACTGCAACGTCGGAGGTGATTGGTCTCAAGGAAAATTCCAATGGCAAGACCGGTGTTGTTTATGTGCGCTCCTGCGGGGTCAATCAACACGGGGACACGGTGCTGGATTATGTTCGCTGGGTGATGGTGCGCAAGAAGGACCCATCAACGCCGACCGGGCATGACACGGTCCCCTCGCTCCCTGCCGCTCTGGCGCCTGATGCGCTGGGGGATGCGGTGCCCATTCTCGATGTTGAGGACTTCGACACCGACCTCTCCGGCTCTCCCTACAAGTGGGATGACTATGAGGTGGGCGAAAGAATCGATCATGTGGATGGTATGACGGTCGAGGAAGCCGAGCACCAGATGGCGACCCGTCTTTATCAGAATACAGCCAAGGTGCATTTCAACCAGTTTACGGAGGGTAAGGGGCGATTCGGGCGCCGACTCATTTATGGCGGGCATGTCATCTCGCTTGCCCGCGCTTTGTCTTTCAACGGGTTATCCAATGCTTTCCACATTGCTGCCATCAATGGAGGGCGACATGTCGCACCCCTGTTCGCCGGGGAAACCGTATTCGCCTGGTCGGAGATTGTTGACAAGGCGGCGCTACCCGCTCGCGATGATGTCGGGGCCTTGCGAATCCGGCTCTATGCGACCAAAGACGCGCCATGCAGTGCATATCCGGGGAAAAATGAGGCTGGCTATGAACCTTCTGTTATCCTGGACACGGATCTGTGGTTGGTGCTTCCGCGCTGA
- the pdxY gene encoding pyridoxal kinase, whose product MAQTGNPNARDAPFVAKPIIVISSHVMAGAVGNRAAAFTLERLGFPVWEVPTVILPWHPGHGPGTVQKIDPDLFAKSLEDLSRHPDFASVSAIYSGYLGSLEQVAAIATLVDKFKQANPEGLYFCDPVVGDKGGLYMAEPIAVAIRDALIPRADIISPNRFELNWLTGSAEENNIGLIEQAKKLGRKTTLITSAFALMRNSIANLLIQKGTADKKPLPIMCEHPAIPNPQNGTGDMMASLFLGHKLAGASDEMALKKASSGVLEVVTRSANLGYRDLEVARFADRFHSPMAMVNMRQIGAGPKLTRVRRAPKKPQPLD is encoded by the coding sequence ATGGCCCAAACCGGCAATCCCAATGCGCGCGACGCCCCGTTTGTGGCAAAACCGATCATCGTCATTTCATCTCATGTCATGGCTGGCGCTGTGGGCAACCGCGCCGCTGCCTTCACGCTGGAGCGTCTGGGATTCCCGGTCTGGGAAGTCCCGACGGTCATTCTTCCCTGGCATCCGGGCCACGGCCCGGGCACGGTTCAGAAGATTGATCCGGATTTGTTTGCCAAAAGCCTCGAAGATCTGTCCCGCCATCCCGATTTTGCCTCGGTCAGCGCCATTTACTCTGGATATCTCGGCTCTCTGGAGCAGGTAGCGGCCATTGCCACGCTTGTTGACAAATTCAAACAAGCCAATCCGGAAGGCCTCTATTTCTGCGATCCCGTGGTCGGCGACAAGGGAGGCCTCTATATGGCCGAGCCGATCGCCGTTGCCATCCGCGATGCGCTGATCCCGCGTGCGGACATCATTTCGCCCAACCGCTTCGAGCTTAACTGGCTCACCGGCTCTGCTGAAGAAAACAATATCGGCCTCATCGAACAGGCCAAAAAGCTGGGACGCAAGACCACACTGATCACCAGCGCCTTTGCCCTGATGCGTAACTCCATCGCCAACCTGCTCATTCAAAAAGGCACCGCCGATAAAAAACCGTTGCCGATCATGTGCGAACATCCCGCCATTCCCAATCCGCAGAATGGCACAGGCGACATGATGGCCTCCCTGTTTCTGGGCCACAAACTGGCTGGCGCGTCCGATGAAATGGCGCTCAAGAAAGCCTCAAGCGGCGTCTTGGAAGTTGTCACCCGTTCGGCCAATCTGGGCTACAGGGATTTGGAAGTTGCCCGTTTTGCCGACCGCTTCCACTCTCCCATGGCGATGGTCAACATGCGCCAGATCGGAGCAGGTCCCAAACTGACGCGGGTCAGACGCGCGCCCAAAAAGCCGCAGCCGCTGGACTGA
- a CDS encoding DUF1737 domain-containing protein, translating into MNEKQRVYRFLTGADDANFCHRVTEALSKGWELHGSPSYAYDAEARVMKCGQAVTKLVEPFEYSRDVVLGEL; encoded by the coding sequence ATGAACGAAAAACAAAGAGTATACCGGTTTCTCACAGGCGCCGACGACGCCAACTTCTGTCACCGGGTCACCGAGGCTCTCTCCAAGGGGTGGGAGCTGCATGGCTCTCCCAGTTATGCCTATGATGCCGAAGCACGAGTGATGAAATGTGGGCAGGCGGTGACCAAGCTTGTCGAGCCGTTTGAGTATAGCCGGGACGTGGTTCTGGGTGAGCTATAA
- the argC gene encoding N-acetyl-gamma-glutamyl-phosphate reductase, producing the protein MTTKLFIDGEAGTTGLQIRTRLEGRDDIKFLRLPENLRKDAEARAQMLNEADIAILCLPDAAAIEAVNLIEDKDTRVIDASTAHRTAEGWAYGFAELDSDQREKIAASKRVANPGCYPQGYIAIMRPLVDAGIIPANFPATLNAVSGYSGGGKGMIAEYEREEEPVTVPYWPYGLTLAHKHVPEMTFYAGLEHPPVFQPAVGRYAQGMIDAVPLNLWALDSAPKLADLHACLERRYRNETFVKVAPLEAAGRLEAITPEKLNGTNSLHLHIHGNDETGQAVLLAVYDNLGKGASGAAVQNMNIMMGIEETTGLTIADL; encoded by the coding sequence ATGACGACAAAATTATTCATCGACGGCGAAGCAGGCACCACCGGATTGCAGATTCGGACGCGCCTTGAAGGCCGCGACGATATCAAATTCCTGCGCTTGCCTGAAAATCTGCGCAAGGATGCCGAGGCACGGGCACAGATGCTCAACGAGGCCGACATCGCCATTCTCTGCCTGCCGGACGCAGCAGCCATCGAGGCGGTCAATCTGATCGAAGACAAGGACACCCGTGTCATTGATGCGTCCACCGCCCACCGGACGGCAGAGGGCTGGGCCTATGGATTTGCCGAGCTTGATTCCGATCAGCGCGAAAAGATTGCCGCGTCCAAGCGGGTTGCCAACCCCGGCTGCTATCCGCAGGGCTATATCGCCATCATGCGGCCGCTTGTCGATGCAGGCATCATTCCAGCCAACTTCCCGGCCACGCTCAATGCCGTTTCCGGCTATTCGGGCGGAGGCAAGGGCATGATCGCTGAATATGAGCGCGAGGAAGAGCCCGTAACGGTGCCTTACTGGCCCTATGGCCTCACCTTGGCTCACAAGCATGTACCAGAAATGACCTTTTATGCCGGACTTGAGCATCCACCCGTCTTCCAGCCCGCTGTTGGACGCTATGCGCAGGGCATGATTGACGCCGTACCACTCAATCTGTGGGCGCTGGATTCCGCCCCCAAGCTTGCTGACCTGCATGCTTGCCTGGAACGGCGCTACCGGAATGAAACCTTCGTCAAGGTCGCCCCTCTGGAAGCAGCAGGACGTCTTGAAGCGATCACCCCGGAAAAGCTCAACGGCACAAACTCGCTGCATCTTCATATTCACGGCAATGACGAAACCGGACAGGCCGTCTTGCTGGCTGTTTACGACAATCTGGGCAAAGGCGCTTCCGGCGCTGCCGTTCAGAATATGAACATCATGATGGGCATAGAAGAGACCACAGGCCTCACCATCGCCGATCTTTGA
- the leuB gene encoding 3-isopropylmalate dehydrogenase, which produces MSHKLFLLPGDGIGPEIMKEVKAIIDWMNANLDVSFETDDGLVGGSAYDAYGVAISEEDMAKAMAADAVIFGAVGGPKWASVPYDARPEAALLRLRKDLGLFANLRPALVYPALADSSSLKKELVEGLDILIVRELTGGVYFGEPKEIVTLEDGQKRAIDTQLYTTSEIERITRVAFDLAKTRSNRVASAEKHNVMKSGLLWKEVVTKLGAKEYPDTPLEHVLADNCAMQLVRRPKQFDVILCDNLFGDILSDVAAMLTGSLGMLPSASLGAPDEKTGKRKAMYEPVHGSAPDIAGKGIANPIAMIASFSMALRYSFEMGKEADMIDKAIATVLEKGLRTGDIAKEGDTVVTTSEMGAAVLEEIKALA; this is translated from the coding sequence ATGTCCCACAAACTTTTCCTTCTGCCCGGCGACGGCATCGGCCCTGAAATCATGAAAGAAGTAAAGGCGATCATCGACTGGATGAATGCCAATCTCGATGTGAGCTTCGAAACCGACGACGGACTGGTCGGCGGCTCCGCTTATGATGCCTATGGCGTTGCCATCTCGGAAGAAGACATGGCCAAGGCAATGGCCGCAGATGCAGTCATCTTCGGCGCAGTGGGTGGTCCAAAATGGGCCAGCGTGCCTTATGACGCCCGCCCCGAAGCCGCGCTTCTGCGTCTGCGTAAAGATCTGGGCCTGTTTGCAAACCTGCGTCCGGCTCTGGTGTATCCGGCTCTGGCTGACAGTTCGTCCCTCAAGAAGGAACTGGTTGAAGGCCTCGACATCCTCATCGTGCGCGAATTGACTGGCGGCGTCTATTTCGGCGAGCCAAAGGAAATCGTGACTCTGGAAGATGGCCAGAAACGCGCCATCGACACCCAGCTCTATACGACGAGCGAAATCGAACGCATCACCCGCGTTGCCTTCGACCTTGCCAAGACCCGCTCCAACCGCGTGGCTTCTGCAGAAAAGCACAATGTGATGAAATCCGGCCTGCTCTGGAAGGAAGTTGTCACCAAGCTGGGTGCCAAGGAATATCCCGACACCCCGCTTGAGCATGTTCTGGCCGACAACTGCGCCATGCAGCTGGTGCGTCGTCCCAAGCAGTTTGACGTCATCCTTTGCGACAACCTGTTCGGCGACATCCTGTCTGACGTGGCTGCCATGCTGACCGGCTCTCTGGGCATGTTGCCATCGGCATCCCTTGGTGCTCCGGATGAGAAGACCGGCAAACGCAAAGCCATGTATGAGCCGGTACACGGCTCCGCTCCGGATATCGCAGGCAAAGGCATCGCCAACCCGATCGCCATGATCGCCTCCTTCTCCATGGCCCTGCGCTACAGCTTTGAAATGGGCAAGGAAGCCGACATGATCGACAAGGCCATTGCGACCGTGCTGGAAAAAGGCCTGCGCACCGGCGACATTGCCAAAGAAGGCGACACCGTGGTCACCACCTCCGAAATGGGTGCTGCGGTTCTGGAAGAGATCAAGGCACTGGCATAA
- a CDS encoding aspartate-semialdehyde dehydrogenase, which translates to MGYKVAVVGATGNVGREMLDILAERGFPADEVVALASSRSKGKDVSFGDKNLKCQVLDHYDFSDTDFCLMSAGGSLSAEWAPKIAAQGCIVIDNSSQWRYDERIPLIVPEVNAHVLEDWIKKEDRINIIANPNCSTAQLLVALKPLHDKATIKRVVVSTYQSVSGAGKEAMDELFTQTRAVFVSDPIEVNKFTKRIAYNVIPHIDKFMDDGSTKEEWKVVAETKKMLDPKIKVTCTAVRVPVFVSHGEAVNLEFEQPISADEARDILREAPGCLVVDKREDGGYITPVEAAGEDATYISRIREDSTVDNGLNIWVVSDNLRKGAALNTVQIAEALINRGLVKPRAEA; encoded by the coding sequence ATGGGTTATAAAGTTGCAGTTGTCGGGGCTACGGGCAATGTGGGTCGTGAAATGCTCGACATTCTTGCCGAGCGTGGTTTTCCCGCTGATGAAGTTGTCGCATTGGCCTCCAGCCGCTCCAAGGGCAAGGACGTGTCCTTTGGCGACAAAAATCTGAAATGTCAGGTGCTGGATCACTATGATTTCTCCGACACTGATTTCTGCCTGATGTCAGCTGGCGGCAGCCTTTCTGCCGAGTGGGCACCAAAGATCGCGGCACAGGGCTGCATCGTGATCGATAACAGCTCCCAGTGGCGTTATGACGAGCGTATTCCGCTGATCGTGCCGGAAGTGAACGCGCATGTGCTGGAAGACTGGATCAAGAAAGAAGATCGCATCAACATCATCGCCAACCCGAACTGCTCAACGGCTCAGTTGCTGGTTGCTTTGAAGCCCCTGCATGACAAGGCAACCATCAAGCGCGTCGTTGTTTCCACCTATCAGTCCGTTTCTGGCGCTGGCAAGGAAGCCATGGATGAGCTTTTCACCCAGACCCGCGCGGTGTTTGTTTCCGATCCGATCGAAGTGAACAAATTCACCAAGCGCATTGCCTATAACGTGATCCCGCATATTGACAAATTCATGGATGACGGCTCCACCAAGGAAGAATGGAAGGTTGTGGCCGAAACCAAGAAAATGCTCGATCCGAAAATCAAGGTGACCTGCACGGCCGTGCGCGTTCCGGTTTTTGTTTCTCACGGTGAAGCTGTGAACCTCGAGTTCGAACAGCCGATTTCCGCTGATGAAGCCCGCGATATCCTGCGTGAAGCTCCGGGTTGTCTGGTTGTCGACAAACGCGAAGACGGTGGCTACATCACCCCGGTTGAAGCGGCTGGTGAAGATGCGACCTACATCTCCCGTATTCGCGAAGATTCGACCGTTGATAACGGCCTTAATATTTGGGTTGTTTCCGATAACTTGCGTAAAGGCGCTGCCCTGAACACCGTTCAGATCGCAGAAGCCCTGATCAATCGCGGTCTGGTTAAACCACGCGCTGAGGCATAA
- a CDS encoding carbonic anhydrase, giving the protein MAQLPDRLLEGYAEFKKGRFPTEQGRYEKLAEKGQSPNIMLVGCCDSRAAPEIIFDSGPGEIFVMRNVANIVPHKSSQDDGIHGTTAALEFAVNGLKVEHIVIMGHGRCGGVKSYISAGDSEPLSESNYIGKWSGQLQAADNPIRYKALNRPDLDHGGLLERSSIIHSLENLYSYDFVKTRVLEGNLTLHGAWFDISTGELEYYEEEQGTFLKV; this is encoded by the coding sequence ATGGCCCAGTTACCTGACCGCTTGCTCGAAGGCTATGCCGAGTTCAAAAAGGGGCGTTTCCCCACAGAACAGGGGCGGTATGAAAAACTGGCCGAAAAAGGCCAGAGCCCCAACATCATGCTCGTTGGTTGTTGCGACAGCCGTGCAGCACCGGAAATCATCTTCGATTCAGGGCCGGGTGAAATCTTCGTCATGCGCAACGTGGCCAACATCGTGCCGCACAAATCCTCTCAGGATGATGGCATCCACGGCACCACGGCAGCGCTGGAATTCGCCGTCAACGGCCTCAAGGTCGAGCATATCGTTATCATGGGCCACGGGCGTTGCGGTGGCGTGAAAAGCTATATTTCCGCAGGCGATTCCGAACCCCTGTCAGAAAGCAACTATATCGGCAAATGGTCTGGCCAGCTGCAGGCTGCCGACAACCCCATCCGCTACAAGGCGCTCAATCGCCCCGATCTGGATCATGGCGGACTGCTGGAACGCTCTTCGATCATCCATTCGCTGGAAAATCTCTATTCCTACGATTTTGTCAAAACCCGCGTGCTGGAAGGCAACCTGACCCTGCATGGCGCATGGTTCGACATCTCGACCGGCGAACTGGAATATTACGAAGAAGAACAGGGCACCTTCCTGAAGGTCTAA